A part of Rhizobium lusitanum genomic DNA contains:
- a CDS encoding aKG-HExxH-type peptide beta-hydroxylase, which yields MNKPIVADVSAHLSDIISHLLLKEEAVGKAWLCAARFSASRETLLDGLADRAGCLTLLKALPAGSISRLVSAPVLGQLIATGDNESDAGRQLLRDWIEAEHCLLNRIRPDEYVEWTALGDYRLNRDGQIAYAAPRLRGIAIDGFSPFATSGLYLPLSQRERIRPPNDIRLCAAKINKAFQLIDRIAPAGSELISIALRALALYDDPGCRFGTSSSRRHPGVAALANVAAPDISHYSIADALLHEATHSALYFAELDAPFFLNADTETPRVISPWTGTDLPLHGFVHACCVWFELSLFWDEVLEQSDHPDYEADALFQKAAAGFFSTGLVEAITAVREHITPFAFHLLNELRTIALDRLGHPAMVGGTSLTARQGA from the coding sequence ATGAACAAACCCATTGTCGCGGACGTCTCCGCACACCTATCCGACATCATATCCCACCTGCTTCTCAAAGAAGAGGCCGTGGGAAAGGCTTGGCTTTGCGCAGCCCGCTTCTCGGCCAGCCGCGAGACGCTACTTGACGGCCTTGCCGATCGCGCTGGATGCTTGACCTTGCTGAAGGCGCTGCCAGCGGGCTCTATATCAAGGTTGGTCTCAGCCCCTGTTCTTGGCCAATTGATCGCGACGGGAGACAATGAGTCCGACGCAGGTCGGCAGCTCCTGCGAGACTGGATCGAAGCCGAACACTGTCTTCTCAATCGAATCCGCCCGGATGAATACGTTGAATGGACGGCACTCGGCGACTATCGCCTTAATCGGGATGGCCAGATCGCTTATGCAGCCCCGCGGCTGAGGGGTATAGCGATTGATGGTTTCAGCCCCTTTGCGACAAGCGGGCTGTACCTACCGCTGTCCCAGCGCGAGCGCATTCGGCCGCCTAACGACATCCGGCTTTGCGCAGCTAAGATCAACAAAGCCTTTCAACTGATCGACAGAATAGCACCGGCGGGATCTGAGCTCATTTCCATCGCACTTCGCGCTTTGGCTCTCTACGATGATCCAGGCTGCCGCTTTGGCACGAGTTCGTCGCGCCGCCATCCGGGGGTGGCTGCGCTCGCAAACGTCGCAGCACCAGACATCTCTCACTACAGTATTGCCGATGCCTTGCTGCACGAAGCAACCCACAGCGCACTCTATTTCGCCGAACTGGATGCACCGTTCTTCCTTAACGCCGATACCGAGACGCCGCGGGTGATCTCCCCCTGGACTGGAACCGATTTGCCATTGCATGGTTTCGTCCACGCCTGTTGCGTATGGTTCGAGCTCTCACTGTTTTGGGATGAGGTTTTAGAACAGAGCGACCATCCCGATTATGAGGCCGATGCGCTGTTCCAGAAGGCGGCAGCGGGTTTTTTCAGTACGGGGCTTGTCGAAGCCATCACCGCCGTGCGCGAGCACATTACTCCTTTTGCGTTTCACCTTTTGAACGAGCTGCGGACGATCGCGCTGGATCGTCTTGGCCATCCAGCGATGGTGGGCGGGACATCGCTCACAGCCCGC
- a CDS encoding radical SAM protein — MGSAGTAEFLDVVAVTPLTLIIVKLTARCNLDCPYCYEFNLADTSWKDSPKKMSNEVFDALLLRVRNHAERFGQRRVHFSFHGGEPTLVGARRFEELCVRARRTLDDMDVRLSLQTNGVLIDKGWAELLKRNNINVGVSLDGPRAIHDAVRFDHRGRGSHERVLRGIEALQDAGVGFGILTVIPLGADPLEVHRHILDLGCTSLSYLYPDLTHDTIGDVHTLHGPTPCADFLIPIFDDWWYNSTLDIRIRNFWDMARSIMGGASHVDALGNQPLRYVVVSCGGDVEGLDVLKACGDGLVKTGMNVLRDEFIDLPARSPLHAKMVFDSLPLAKQCESCNERDTCGGGYHPHRYSKENGFNNASVWCGDLLRLFTHIRARLEVDHAETKRRRTALEGEIEMVALQ; from the coding sequence ATGGGATCTGCTGGAACCGCCGAATTTTTAGACGTCGTTGCAGTGACACCTTTGACGCTGATCATTGTCAAGTTGACGGCGCGATGCAATTTAGACTGTCCTTACTGTTATGAATTCAACCTCGCCGACACGAGCTGGAAGGACAGTCCGAAAAAGATGTCGAACGAGGTGTTTGATGCCCTCCTTCTGCGTGTGCGCAATCATGCCGAGCGATTTGGACAGAGGCGGGTCCATTTCTCCTTCCATGGCGGCGAGCCTACCCTCGTTGGTGCACGCCGCTTCGAGGAACTATGCGTCAGAGCGCGTCGAACCTTGGACGATATGGATGTCCGGCTCAGTCTTCAAACTAACGGCGTGCTGATCGACAAAGGCTGGGCTGAACTCCTGAAACGAAACAATATCAATGTAGGGGTCAGCCTGGATGGGCCGCGTGCCATTCACGATGCGGTACGGTTCGATCATCGCGGCCGCGGATCACACGAGCGGGTCTTACGCGGTATCGAAGCCTTGCAGGATGCGGGTGTCGGCTTCGGTATTTTGACCGTCATACCCCTTGGCGCCGATCCCTTGGAGGTCCATCGGCACATCCTCGACCTCGGCTGCACCAGTCTGTCCTATCTCTACCCCGACCTTACGCATGACACAATCGGCGATGTCCATACCTTGCACGGTCCTACGCCTTGTGCGGACTTCCTGATCCCGATCTTCGACGACTGGTGGTACAATTCGACCCTGGATATCCGCATTCGAAATTTCTGGGACATGGCACGGTCGATCATGGGTGGCGCCAGCCATGTTGACGCTCTCGGCAACCAGCCGCTACGCTATGTTGTCGTATCCTGCGGTGGTGATGTCGAAGGGCTCGATGTTCTCAAGGCCTGCGGCGACGGGTTGGTCAAGACGGGAATGAACGTTTTGAGGGATGAGTTTATCGACCTCCCGGCACGCAGCCCCCTTCATGCAAAAATGGTCTTCGACAGTCTTCCGCTGGCCAAACAATGCGAGAGCTGCAACGAGCGTGATACCTGCGGTGGTGGTTATCATCCGCATCGCTATTCGAAGGAGAACGGCTTCAATAATGCGAGCGTCTGGTGCGGCGATCTCTTGCGGCTATTCACCCATATACGCGCTCGATTGGAAGTTGACCATGCCGAAACCAAGCGTCGGCGAACTGCGCTCGAGGGCGAGATTGAGATGGTGGCTCTCCAATGA